A stretch of the Litorilinea aerophila genome encodes the following:
- a CDS encoding LacI family DNA-binding transcriptional regulator — protein MPVTLEEIARAANVSIATVSRVLNNSDHPVSERTRQRIKRLAAEMGYRPNWMARSLRTDRTHTIGIIVDDIVTPFSPLIVRGVQDVLTRHEYLGLVVNTDRSQALEKDAIATLISRPVDGFVFVESVYRKVTDELERSGKPYVFVHRLFDSSIQNSVVPDDYNNAALAVRHLLGLGHQRIAHIRGPEGWHPAERRLAAYLDEMAAAGLHPDPAYVQLSTWEAPGGYEACRQLLALPERPTAIFAANDWIALGAIYAIQDAGLRVPQDIAVVGYDNQEFTGRVRPPITTVSLPAYRMGMRAAEILWEKLEGAQGDVDEEKVPGRLYVRSSCGGNPNPPRWTSTSPTADAFPHERFVPRCREDG, from the coding sequence ATGCCCGTCACCCTGGAGGAGATCGCGCGCGCGGCCAATGTCTCCATCGCCACCGTCTCCCGAGTCTTGAATAACAGTGACCACCCGGTGAGCGAGCGAACCCGGCAGCGCATCAAGCGGCTGGCGGCGGAGATGGGCTATCGGCCCAACTGGATGGCCCGCAGCCTGCGCACCGACCGCACCCATACCATCGGCATCATCGTAGATGACATCGTCACGCCCTTCAGCCCGCTGATTGTCCGCGGGGTGCAGGATGTGTTGACCCGTCATGAGTACCTGGGGCTGGTGGTGAACACCGACCGCAGCCAGGCCCTGGAGAAGGACGCCATCGCCACCCTGATCAGCCGGCCGGTGGATGGCTTCGTCTTTGTGGAGTCAGTCTATCGCAAGGTCACCGACGAGCTGGAGCGCTCGGGCAAGCCCTACGTCTTTGTCCACCGCCTCTTCGATTCCTCCATCCAGAATTCGGTGGTGCCGGACGACTACAACAACGCCGCCCTGGCGGTCCGCCACCTGTTGGGGCTGGGCCATCAGCGCATTGCCCACATCCGGGGGCCAGAGGGCTGGCACCCGGCGGAGCGGCGGCTGGCAGCCTACCTGGATGAAATGGCCGCAGCCGGTCTTCACCCCGATCCGGCCTACGTCCAGCTTAGCACCTGGGAGGCACCCGGTGGCTACGAGGCCTGTCGGCAGCTTCTGGCCCTGCCCGAGCGGCCCACGGCCATCTTCGCGGCCAACGACTGGATCGCTTTGGGCGCGATCTACGCCATCCAGGATGCCGGCCTGCGGGTGCCTCAGGACATTGCTGTAGTGGGCTACGACAATCAGGAGTTCACCGGACGAGTTCGTCCGCCCATCACCACGGTCAGCCTGCCCGCGTACCGGATGGGCATGCGGGCAGCGGAGATCTTGTGGGAGAAGCTTGAAGGCGCCCAGGGAGATGTGGACGAAGAAAAGGTCCCTGGCCGGCTCTACGTGCGTTCCTCCTGTGGGGGCAATCCGAACCCGCCGCGCTGGACCAGTACGTCGCCAACGGCGGATGCCTTCCCCCACGAGCGCTTCGTGCCCCGCTGCCGGGAGGATGGGTGA
- a CDS encoding extracellular solute-binding protein: MNTRKLSRRTFLQMTGLAVAGSALVACSPAPGAGSQTGAQAGAAQEVVEISFMGWGNPGEDQGVRNAIAKFEEETPGIKVKWLHTPENYQEKFLANVAAGTPPDTAFIGSGDFRTYARDGLLLDITDKLEADPLLGAEDYFIQPQERDRCTYQGRWYGIGSCWVAPHLYVNVDIFEAEGIEPPSNDPDEAWTWDYFLEVARQLTVDANGNHPGDSGFDVENVERWGVHWPTWWIPLHAAITSNKGDWIDPDTQLLILDQPPAIEAIQAIADLMLVHQVMPQSTVMESLGMSNTQMLDTGKLAMAVDGSWALDWMKEIESTLGTGVLPMMVEPATNMQAHLHSALAATKHPEEAWQWVRFLSTPFYQTQFCRTGLWLPSQTALLTEEGLKTWITEGVHPPEYEKIATEYLPRFGHVLYMPPGYPKVDAIITPALDAVWVGDMTAEEALTQAVPDANAILSEELSRS, from the coding sequence ATGAATACCCGGAAGCTGTCTCGACGAACGTTCCTGCAGATGACCGGCCTGGCCGTAGCCGGGTCAGCTCTGGTTGCCTGTTCCCCGGCACCTGGTGCCGGCAGCCAGACGGGCGCCCAGGCGGGCGCTGCCCAGGAAGTGGTTGAAATCTCGTTCATGGGCTGGGGTAACCCGGGCGAGGATCAGGGGGTGCGCAATGCCATCGCCAAGTTTGAGGAAGAAACCCCCGGCATCAAGGTGAAGTGGCTCCACACGCCGGAGAATTACCAGGAGAAATTCCTGGCCAACGTGGCCGCCGGCACGCCGCCCGACACGGCCTTCATCGGCAGCGGCGACTTCCGCACCTACGCCCGGGACGGCCTGCTGTTGGACATCACCGACAAGCTGGAGGCAGATCCCCTCTTGGGGGCGGAAGACTACTTCATCCAGCCCCAGGAGCGGGATCGCTGCACCTACCAGGGCCGCTGGTATGGGATCGGCTCCTGCTGGGTGGCGCCCCATCTCTACGTAAACGTGGACATCTTTGAGGCGGAAGGCATCGAGCCGCCCAGCAACGACCCCGATGAGGCGTGGACCTGGGACTACTTCCTGGAGGTGGCCCGGCAGTTGACGGTGGACGCCAACGGCAACCATCCAGGCGACAGCGGCTTCGACGTGGAGAACGTGGAACGCTGGGGCGTCCACTGGCCCACCTGGTGGATCCCCCTTCACGCCGCCATCACATCCAACAAGGGCGATTGGATCGACCCGGACACCCAACTGTTGATCCTGGATCAGCCGCCGGCCATCGAAGCCATCCAGGCCATCGCTGACCTGATGCTGGTCCACCAGGTGATGCCCCAGTCCACCGTGATGGAGAGCCTGGGCATGAGCAATACCCAGATGTTGGACACGGGCAAGCTGGCCATGGCCGTGGATGGCTCCTGGGCGCTGGACTGGATGAAGGAAATCGAGTCTACCCTGGGCACGGGTGTGCTGCCCATGATGGTGGAGCCAGCCACCAATATGCAGGCCCATCTCCACAGCGCCCTGGCGGCTACGAAACACCCCGAAGAGGCCTGGCAGTGGGTTCGCTTCCTCTCCACCCCCTTCTACCAGACCCAGTTCTGCCGCACCGGTCTCTGGCTGCCCAGCCAGACGGCGCTGCTGACCGAGGAAGGGCTGAAGACCTGGATCACCGAAGGCGTACACCCGCCCGAGTACGAGAAGATCGCCACCGAATACCTGCCCCGCTTTGGCCATGTCCTTTACATGCCGCCCGGCTATCCCAAGGTGGACGCCATCATCACCCCGGCGCTGGACGCGGTCTGGGTGGGTGACATGACCGCCGAGGAGGCCCTGACCCAGGCGGTGCCAGATGCCAACGCCATCCTGAGCGAAGAGCTCTCCCGGAGCTGA